The Juglans microcarpa x Juglans regia isolate MS1-56 chromosome 2S, Jm3101_v1.0, whole genome shotgun sequence genome has a window encoding:
- the LOC121251551 gene encoding trimethyltridecatetraene synthase-like: MEASSTSWAVLVLAWLAIMLFLSKVAPFKHRLRQKSPPGPKPWPIIGNLNLLGSLPHQSLHKLSQQFGPVMQLKFGSFPVVVASSPEMAKQFLKTHNQIFASRPQNAAGKYTSFNYCNLLWAPCGPYLQQGRKICLSELLSSKRLESSEYIRFEERHEFVSRLCALSGKPVEVKDHLSRLNLSIMSRMVLGKKYFSESQLENSKMTFKEFREMCNEWMLLNSVLNIGDWIPWIEFLDLQGYVKRMKALAKKFDRFFDHVFDEHMASREGVEQFAPKDMVGFLLQLVDDPSVDVKLTNDQVKGLTQDLLVGGTDTSVVTMEWAMSELLKQPHLIIKAREELDKIIGKDRWVEGKDITQLPYIDAIMKETMRKHPVAAMLPPHLALEDCDIAGYHISKGTRVVINTWSIGRDPSIWDAPEEFRPERFIEKAIDVKGQDFTLLPFGSGRRMCPGYSLGLRMTMTTLANMIHGFEWKLPDNMKPEDLSMEEAYGLATTRKFPLVAVMKPRLPYHLY; encoded by the exons ATGGAGGCTTCTTCTACTTCTTGGGCTGTTTTAGTATTGGCATGGCTAGCTATTATGCTCTTTCTCTCTAAAGTAGCACCCTTCAAACATCGCCTCCGACAAAAATCTCCACCAGGTCCCAAACCTTGGCCTATCATAGGCAATCTAAACCTTCTTGGGTCCCTCCCTCACCAATCCCTTCACAAATTGTCACAGCAATTCGGACCAGTCATGCAGCTTAAGTTTGGGTCCTTTCCTGTGGTGGTTGCCTCGTCTCCCGAAATGGCAAAGCAATTCCTTAAGACACATAATCAGATCTTTGCCTCTAGACCCCAAAACGCTGCTGGGAAGTACACCAGTTTTAACTACTGCAATCTCTTATGGGCCCCTTGCGGACCATATTTGCAGCAAGGTCGCAAAATATGTCTCTCTGAGCTACTTAGCTCAAAAAGACTAGAGTCCTCTGAGTACATTCGTTTCGAAGAAAGACATGAATTTGTTTCACGGCTATGCGCATTGTCTGGGAAACCAGTTGAGGTGAAAGACCACCTATCACGCCTCAATCTCAGTATTATGAGTAGAATGGTATTGGGTAAGAAGTATTTCAGCGAATCCCAGCTCGAAAATTCAAAGATGACATTTAAAGAATTCAGAGAAATGTGTAACGAGTGGATGTTGCTTAATTCGGTATTGAACATTGGGGACTGGATACCTTGGATCGAGTTCCTAGACTTGCAGGGATATGTGAAACGTATGAAGGCTTTGGCAAAAAAGTTTGATCGGTTCTTTGACCATGTCTTCGATGAACACATGGCAAGTAGAGAAGGAGTGGAACAATTTGCGCCGAAGGACATGGTGGGTTTTTTATTGCAGCTAGTTGATGATCCTAGTGTTGATGTTAAGCTCACCAATGACCAAGTCAAGGGCCTCACTCAG gATCTCCTAGTAGGAGGGACAGATACATCTGTGGTTACGATGGAATGGGCAATGTCAGAACTCTTGAAGCAACCACACCTCATCATAAAGGCAAGAGAAGAGCTCGATAAGATTATTGGGAAAGACAGATGGGTAGAAGGGAAAGACATTACACAACTTCCTTATATTGACGCAATTATGAAAGAAACAATGAGGAAACACCCTGTGGCAGCAATGCTTCCCCCACATCTAGCTCTTGAAGATTGTGACATTGCTGGTTATCATATTAGTAAAGGTACCAGAGTAGTCATAAACACATGGAGTATAGGAAGAGACCCATCAATATGGGATGCACCTGAAGAGTTCCGCCCAGAAAGGTTCATTGAAAAAGCCATTGATGTGAAGGGACAAGATTTCACTCTATTGCCATTTGGATCAGGGAGGAGGATGTGTCCGGGATACAGTCTTGGACTAAGGATGACTATGACAACCTTGGCTAATATGATACATGGATTCGAGTGGAAATTACCGGACAATATGAAACCAGAAGATTTGAGCATGGAGGAAGCTTATGGTTTGGCAACAACTAGAAAGTTCCCTCTTGTTGCAGTCATGAAACCTAGACTACCATATCATCTTTATTAA